GTGTTCGCGCCTGCGGCGCGGCGCGCTGTACGCGTTCGCCGAACGCGAAGGTTTCACCAAGATTGCGCTGGGCCATCATCGCGATGACATCCTCGCCACGTTTTTCCTGAACCTTTTTTACGGCGGCACGCTGAAGGCGATGCCGCCGAAACTCTTGTCCGATGACGGCAAACACGTATTGATCCGGCCGTTGGCGTATTGCCGCGAAGCCGAGATCGCCGAGTACGCCGAACAACGCGCGTTCCCGATCATTCCCTGCAACCTCTGCGGCTCGCAGGAAAACCTGCAGCGCAAGCAGGTGCGGCGGATGCTGGACGCGTGGGAACGCGAACGCCCCGGCCGCAGCGAGATCATGTTCCGCGCGCTGTCGCACGTCGCGCCCTCGCACCTGGCCGATGCCGGACTGTTCGATTTCGCGTCGCTCGGCTCGTGCGGTGAGACGGCGCGGCCGGATGCTCATGGTTGGCTATCGGGCGAAGCGGGGGCGGGGGATGGGTAGCGGGGGCGCCAGTCCCGACGCACACGTTTCGGCGAACCCTCGTTTCTGCGCCCCCACCACCCATCCCCAACCTCCGGCTTTCCCATGTTCTTCCGCAACCTCACCCTGTTCCGTTTTTCATCCTCCGTCGGCCATTCATTGAAGGATCTCGACACCGCGCTGGCCGATCACGCGCTGCGCGCCTGCGGCCCGCTGGAACTCGCCACGCGCGGGTTCGTGTCGCCATTCGGGCCGGATTCGGAAGCCTTGAGCCACACCATTGGCAAGGCGACGCTGGTCACGCTCGGCAGCGAGGAAAAACTGCTGCCCGCGGCGGTGGTGAACGCCGAACTGGGCAAACGCCTGCGCAAGGAAGCTGAACGCCGTGGCAAGCCGGTAGGCGGGCGCCAGCGCCGCGCGATCAAGGCCGAGGTGCTGGACACCTTGCTGCCGCAAGCATTCGTCCGGCCGTCGCGGCTAAATGCCTGGCTGGATTCGAAAAACGGCTGGCTGGTGCTGGACACGGCCAGCCGCAAGGCGGCCGAAGCCGCCCTGACGAGCTTGCGCGAGGCGCTGGGCAGCTTCCCGGCCCAGCCGCTGGCCGCCGCGGAAACCCCGCGCGCCCTGATGACGCAATGGTTGGCGCATGGCAAGCTACCCGGTGGGCTCGCATTTGGCGACGAATGCGAGCTGCGCGACACGGCCGGCGGAGCGATCATCCGCTGCCGCAAACAGGAGCTTGAAAGCGCCGAAGTCCGGGCGCATCTGAAACAAGGCAAGCAGGTGTTCCAGCTCGGCTTGCAGTTCGAGGACCGCGCCAGTTTCGTGCTTGGTGAAGACCTCGTGATCCGCAAGTTGCGATTTCTCGACGTCGTGCAGGATTCGCTCGACGCCGACGGGCGCGACTCCGCCGAAGCCGAACTGGACGCACGCTTCGCGCTGATGACCCTGGAACTCGAACGGCTGTTCGAGGGTTTGGAACAATGGTTCGGGCTGGAACGCCCCGACGAGAGCAACAAGAAGGCGGCATGACCCCGGAAGGCGACTTCCTCGAACTTGCGACGGGCAAGGGCGGCACCATCAAGGTGCTGAAGGCCATGCATCCGCGCGCGCGCCGCCTGCGCTTGTCGGTGACGTCGCACGGTGCGCGCATTTCCTATCCGCGCGGCACCCATCCCGCGCAGGTGTACGCCTTCCTGCGCGAAAACAGCGACTGGCTGGAACGCAAGCTGTCCGAACTGCGCGTGCCGCGCCGCGGTCCGCCGCCGCTCAAGCCCGGCGTGCCCACGCTGATCCCGTTGCGCGGCGAAAGCATCGAACTCACGTGGCGCGAGAGCGAATATCCGCGCATCGAATTCCTCGGCGACGAATTGCGCCTGCATGTGCCGCGTCCGTTCACCACCGCGATGCCGGCCGCGCGCAATCTGCTGGCAGCGTTCCTCGAAACCCACATGCGGCGCGACCTGTCGCGCTGGATGGCGCAGGCTTCGGAACGACTCGACGCCGCACCGACCGGCTTGCGGATCAAGTCGCTGAAAAGCCTGTGGGGCAGCCTCGATGCGCGCGACCGCATCACGCTGGACCTCGCGCTCGCGCTGGCGCCGCCCGCCGCGTTGCGCTACGTGCTGGTGCACGAGATGTGTCACCTGAAAGTGCGCAGCCACGCGCCGCGCTTCTGGGCACGTGTCGGCGAACTGATGCCCGGCTACCAGGCGCAGCGCGATTGGCTGCGCGAACACGGTGCGATCCTCAAGGCGGAAATGGAACGCTTGATCGCACCCTGATCAGGTGACCCAGCCGGCAAGCACGATCAGCGCCACGACGGCCAGCCACACGATCAACACCCGCAACATCAGACGCCGCGCGTCCGCGAGTTCGATGAGCGGATCGTGCGTGTCGGTGGTCGCACCATCACCGGCTTCGATGTCGGCATCCACGCTGGAACGCGCCACCGCCGCCAGGAAATCCGGGTCAAGGTTTTCCATCGAATGTCCGGGCTGCCCGTGCCAGGCGCGCCACGTGCCCGCCACGGCGTCGAAATCAGACACCAGCGCCATCGCCAGCACCATCAGGTGCGCGGGGATCCAGTCGAGCGCGTACGCGAAGCGCCTTGCCGCGTGGCGCGTGCGCGGATCGGTGGTTTCGGTCGTCACCCAGGCCAGCCGGTAACCCAGCGCGCCGGCCGGCCCCAGCAGGAAGAACCAGAACAGCACGCCGAAGCGCCGCCGCAACGATGCCATCACCGCCGCTTCCACCAGTTCCGGTGCGGTGAACGCGCGCGGCGCGCCGTCCGGAACGCTGCGCAGGTTCTGCGCGGTGACGAGCCGCGTCGCAGGATTGACGTTGTGCAGCACGGCTTCGAAATCGCTTTCAAGTTCGCGCGGCCCGAAGGTGTAAAACAGGATCAGCACCGAGAACGCGAGCGCGGCCAACACCAGCAGCCAGCCCTGCAGGAAATGCGCGATCACGGCGCACACCGCCACCGGCACGATCAGCGCCAGCGCAACCCGGCCGCCGCCCTCGGCGAAATCGAGCGCGGCAAGCCAGCGGTGGTACCAGCCGAATTGGCGCAGGTTCGCGACGTTGCCGGGCCAGACGATCAGCACCAGCAGCACGATCAGTGCGGCAACGAGTTCGATGGCCATCGAGCCCCTGACTACGCGAGTATCCGGCGCAATTGTAGCGGCGCGGTCGGCGGTCGCGATCAACGTGCGCGATCAACCGGCGCGGGCAATTCGGACAATTCGATGCCGGCGCGCGTGCGCAACCAGTGCTCGATCAGGCGATAGGAAATCGACAGCGGCGTCGACACACGCAGCATGCCTTCGCGTAAACCGTCGACGATCTCCTGCGCGGTGAACCAGCGCGCGTCTTCCAGTTCGCCATCCGCAAGGTTGATCGTCCGCGCCGCGGCGGTCGCGGTGAAACCGAGCATCAGCGAAGCCGGGAACGGCCACGGCTGCGAGGAATGGAAATCGCAATCGAGAACTTCGACGCCGGTCTCCTCGCGCACTTCGCGGCGCACCGCGTCGGCCAGCGATTCGCCCGGTTCCACGAATCCCGCCAGCGTCGAATACTGCCGCGGCCGCCACGCGGTCTGGCGACCGAGCAGGCAGGCGTCGCCGTGTTCGACGATCACGATGATCGCCGCATCGGTGCGCGGGAAATGCAGCCGTCCGCAACCACCGCACGCCGCGCGATGGCCGCCATCGACGAGTGTCAGCGGCGCGCCGCAGTAACCGCAGTAACGCGTGGCGGCTTGCCAGTTGGCGAGACCACGCGCGTAGGCGAACACGGCCGCATCGTCGCGTTCGAGTTCGGTCGCCGCCGTGCGCAGATCCAGCCACTGCGCTTCGGGGAATGTCGTCTCGTGCGCCACCGGTTCACGCAATGCATAAAGCGGCGTGCCCGCAACGCAGCCGAGGAAATTGGCCGGCGCATCGGGCGCGAGCTTGCCGGCTTGTATCCAGCACAACCGATGATCGCGCACCGGCGCGTGGCCTTCGCTGTCGAACGGCAGCCAGCGCGCGTGCGCGGCCGCGCATTGCGCAGCCATCCATTCCGCGTTCGCGCGATGCTCACCGCAGCGGTCGAGCGGCGATGAGGTAAAGGTGTTGAGGCGCGTGCGTTCGGCCGAACTCACGGAAGAGCTACGCAGTGAACGAGCT
The genomic region above belongs to Rhodanobacteraceae bacterium and contains:
- a CDS encoding tRNA-(cytosine32)-2-thiocytidine synthetase TtcA; protein product: MPAVERLNPTDRKQAHEAARLAKRLRHAVGRAIADYNLVEDGDRVMVCLSGGKDSWTLLDLLLSLRAKAPVKFELVAVNLDQKQPGFPGQVIPDYCRARGVPFHVIEQDTYSVVTRVVPEGKTLCSLCSRLRRGALYAFAEREGFTKIALGHHRDDILATFFLNLFYGGTLKAMPPKLLSDDGKHVLIRPLAYCREAEIAEYAEQRAFPIIPCNLCGSQENLQRKQVRRMLDAWERERPGRSEIMFRALSHVAPSHLADAGLFDFASLGSCGETARPDAHGWLSGEAGAGDG
- a CDS encoding DNA recombination-dependent growth factor RdgC, coding for MFFRNLTLFRFSSSVGHSLKDLDTALADHALRACGPLELATRGFVSPFGPDSEALSHTIGKATLVTLGSEEKLLPAAVVNAELGKRLRKEAERRGKPVGGRQRRAIKAEVLDTLLPQAFVRPSRLNAWLDSKNGWLVLDTASRKAAEAALTSLREALGSFPAQPLAAAETPRALMTQWLAHGKLPGGLAFGDECELRDTAGGAIIRCRKQELESAEVRAHLKQGKQVFQLGLQFEDRASFVLGEDLVIRKLRFLDVVQDSLDADGRDSAEAELDARFALMTLELERLFEGLEQWFGLERPDESNKKAA
- a CDS encoding NADH pyrophosphatase, decaps 5'-NAD modified RNA gives rise to the protein MAAQCAAAHARWLPFDSEGHAPVRDHRLCWIQAGKLAPDAPANFLGCVAGTPLYALREPVAHETTFPEAQWLDLRTAATELERDDAAVFAYARGLANWQAATRYCGYCGAPLTLVDGGHRAACGGCGRLHFPRTDAAIIVIVEHGDACLLGRQTAWRPRQYSTLAGFVEPGESLADAVRREVREETGVEVLDCDFHSSQPWPFPASLMLGFTATAAARTINLADGELEDARWFTAQEIVDGLREGMLRVSTPLSISYRLIEHWLRTRAGIELSELPAPVDRAR